In Humulus lupulus chromosome 6, drHumLupu1.1, whole genome shotgun sequence, a single genomic region encodes these proteins:
- the LOC133782960 gene encoding APO protein 2, chloroplastic isoform X4, with protein MHPSYASVIKAEHPQNTDLPRYYSRKEKKPFPVPIVELRRAARERIKKRKGQPRRPVPPPKNGMLVKSFIPIAYDVYNSRIALINNLKKLLRAVPVHACKSHRTVLTASIQLCRYCNEIHVGPTGHPFRSCTGQNASARRGLHDWTTATVEDIFLPVEAYHLYDRLGKRIPHDQRFAIPRIPALVELCIQAGVDIPDFPTKRRRKPIIRINKSEFVDADESELPDPDPKAPKPPILTEIPDFEIVGPSNEEETTLLAEETLQVWEKMRKGAQKLMKLYPVRVCGYCPELHIGPSGHKAQNCGAHKHQQRNGQHGWQSAVIDDLIPPRYVWHVPDVNGPPLQRELRSFYGQGPAVVEMCMQAGAAVPEQFRGTMRLDVGIPTDPKEAEMVV; from the exons ATGCATCCATCGTATGCATCGGTTATCAAGGCCGAACATCCTCAAAATACTGATTTGCCTCGGTACTATTCCAGGAAGGAGAAGAAACCGTTCCCAGTACCCATAGTAGAATTGAGGCGTGCTGCAAGGGAGAGGATTAAGAAAAGGAAAGGTCAGCCTAGAAGACCAGTTCCACCTCCAAAGAATGGGATGCTTGTAAAAAGTTTCATACCAATCGCCTATGATGTTTATAATTCAAGAATAGCGTTGATAAACAATCTTAAGAAGCTCTTAAGAGCGGTACCTGTCCATGCTTGCAA AAGTCATAGAACTGTTCTGACTGCCTCAATACAATTATGCAGGTACTGTAATGAAATTCATGTGGGGCCAACCGGACATCCATTCAGATCTTGTACAGGCCAAAATGCCAGTGCTCGAAGGGGCCTTCATGACTGGACAACTGCAACCGTGGAAGACATATTTCTACCTGTTGAAGCTTACCACCTCTATGACCGCCTCGGGAAACGAATTCCTCATGATCAGAGATTCGCAATTCCGCGGATTCCAGCATTAGTTGAGCTTTGCATTCAAGCTGGTGTTGACATCCCTGACTTTCCCACTAAAAGGAGAAGAAAGCCAATAATTCGAATTAACAAGAGTGAATTTGTAGACGCTGATGAAAGTGAACTGCCAGATCCTGATCCTAAAGCTCCTAAGCCACCAATACTAACTGAAATACCCGATTTTGAAATAGTTGGTCCGTCCAACGAAGAAGAAACAACATTGCTCGCTGAGGAAACACTTCAAGTATGGGAAAAGATGAGGAAAGGAGCACAGAAGCTAATGAAGCTTTATCCAGTAAGAGTTTGCGGATATTGCCCTGAGTTACACATTGGCCCCAGTGGCCACAAGGCGCAGAACTGCGGTGCCCACAAACACCAACAGCGAAACGGGCAGCATGGTTGGCAGTCTGCCGTCATTGATGACTTGATACCGCCACGGTATGTCTGGCATGTTCCTGATGTTAATGGTCCACCATTGCAGAGGGAGCTCAGGAGCTTCTATGGTCAAGGCCCTGCTGTGGTTGAAATGTGTATGCAGGCTGGTGCAGCCGTTCCTGAACAATTCAGAGGAACCATGAGGTTAGATGTGGGAATCCCAACAGATCCTAAAGAAGCTGAAATGGTAGTTTGA
- the LOC133782960 gene encoding APO protein 2, chloroplastic isoform X3 → MECGSCSSSVGGGARALWCGKGLVSTHKMVPFRISLGVKSEFLKFNPCPGLGFLYSMQHSNHKIKVQLKSSQKMHPSYASVIKAEHPQNTDLPRYYSRKEKKPFPVPIVELRRAARERIKKRKGQPRRPVPPPKNGMLVKSFIPIAYDVYNSRIALINNLKKLLRAVPVHACKYCNEIHVGPTGHPFRSCTGQNASARRGLHDWTTATVEDIFLPVEAYHLYDRLGKRIPHDQRFAIPRIPALVELCIQAGVDIPDFPTKRRRKPIIRINKSEFVDADESELPDPDPKAPKPPILTEIPDFEIVGPSNEEETTLLAEETLQVWEKMRKGAQKLMKLYPVRVCGYCPELHIGPSGHKAQNCGAHKHQQRNGQHGWQSAVIDDLIPPRYVWHVPDVNGPPLQRELRSFYGQGPAVVEMCMQAGAAVPEQFRGTMRLDVGIPTDPKEAEMVV, encoded by the exons ATGGAATGCGGCTCTTGTAGTTCCTCAGTTGGTGGCGGTGCTAGGGCTTTGTGGTGTGGTAAAGGATTGGTTTCAACTCACAAAATGGTGCCTTTCAGGATTTCTCTCGGTGTCAAATCGGAATTTCTGAAGTTTAACCCATGCCCTGGTCTTGGTTTTCTTTATTCTATGCAG CACTCTAACCATAAAATCAAAGTTCAATTAAAGTCATCTCAGAAGATGCATCCATCGTATGCATCGGTTATCAAGGCCGAACATCCTCAAAATACTGATTTGCCTCGGTACTATTCCAGGAAGGAGAAGAAACCGTTCCCAGTACCCATAGTAGAATTGAGGCGTGCTGCAAGGGAGAGGATTAAGAAAAGGAAAGGTCAGCCTAGAAGACCAGTTCCACCTCCAAAGAATGGGATGCTTGTAAAAAGTTTCATACCAATCGCCTATGATGTTTATAATTCAAGAATAGCGTTGATAAACAATCTTAAGAAGCTCTTAAGAGCGGTACCTGTCCATGCTTGCAA GTACTGTAATGAAATTCATGTGGGGCCAACCGGACATCCATTCAGATCTTGTACAGGCCAAAATGCCAGTGCTCGAAGGGGCCTTCATGACTGGACAACTGCAACCGTGGAAGACATATTTCTACCTGTTGAAGCTTACCACCTCTATGACCGCCTCGGGAAACGAATTCCTCATGATCAGAGATTCGCAATTCCGCGGATTCCAGCATTAGTTGAGCTTTGCATTCAAGCTGGTGTTGACATCCCTGACTTTCCCACTAAAAGGAGAAGAAAGCCAATAATTCGAATTAACAAGAGTGAATTTGTAGACGCTGATGAAAGTGAACTGCCAGATCCTGATCCTAAAGCTCCTAAGCCACCAATACTAACTGAAATACCCGATTTTGAAATAGTTGGTCCGTCCAACGAAGAAGAAACAACATTGCTCGCTGAGGAAACACTTCAAGTATGGGAAAAGATGAGGAAAGGAGCACAGAAGCTAATGAAGCTTTATCCAGTAAGAGTTTGCGGATATTGCCCTGAGTTACACATTGGCCCCAGTGGCCACAAGGCGCAGAACTGCGGTGCCCACAAACACCAACAGCGAAACGGGCAGCATGGTTGGCAGTCTGCCGTCATTGATGACTTGATACCGCCACGGTATGTCTGGCATGTTCCTGATGTTAATGGTCCACCATTGCAGAGGGAGCTCAGGAGCTTCTATGGTCAAGGCCCTGCTGTGGTTGAAATGTGTATGCAGGCTGGTGCAGCCGTTCCTGAACAATTCAGAGGAACCATGAGGTTAGATGTGGGAATCCCAACAGATCCTAAAGAAGCTGAAATGGTAGTTTGA
- the LOC133782960 gene encoding APO protein 2, chloroplastic isoform X2 — MECGSCSSSVGGGARALWCGKGLVSTHKMVPFRISLGVKSEFLKFNPCPGLGFLYSMQHSNHKIKVQLKSSQKMHPSYASVIKAEHPQNTDLPRYYSRKEKKPFPVPIVELRRAARERIKKRKGQPRRPVPPPKNGMLVKSFIPIAYDVYNSRIALINNLKKLLRAVPVHACNHRTVLTASIQLCRYCNEIHVGPTGHPFRSCTGQNASARRGLHDWTTATVEDIFLPVEAYHLYDRLGKRIPHDQRFAIPRIPALVELCIQAGVDIPDFPTKRRRKPIIRINKSEFVDADESELPDPDPKAPKPPILTEIPDFEIVGPSNEEETTLLAEETLQVWEKMRKGAQKLMKLYPVRVCGYCPELHIGPSGHKAQNCGAHKHQQRNGQHGWQSAVIDDLIPPRYVWHVPDVNGPPLQRELRSFYGQGPAVVEMCMQAGAAVPEQFRGTMRLDVGIPTDPKEAEMVV, encoded by the exons ATGGAATGCGGCTCTTGTAGTTCCTCAGTTGGTGGCGGTGCTAGGGCTTTGTGGTGTGGTAAAGGATTGGTTTCAACTCACAAAATGGTGCCTTTCAGGATTTCTCTCGGTGTCAAATCGGAATTTCTGAAGTTTAACCCATGCCCTGGTCTTGGTTTTCTTTATTCTATGCAG CACTCTAACCATAAAATCAAAGTTCAATTAAAGTCATCTCAGAAGATGCATCCATCGTATGCATCGGTTATCAAGGCCGAACATCCTCAAAATACTGATTTGCCTCGGTACTATTCCAGGAAGGAGAAGAAACCGTTCCCAGTACCCATAGTAGAATTGAGGCGTGCTGCAAGGGAGAGGATTAAGAAAAGGAAAGGTCAGCCTAGAAGACCAGTTCCACCTCCAAAGAATGGGATGCTTGTAAAAAGTTTCATACCAATCGCCTATGATGTTTATAATTCAAGAATAGCGTTGATAAACAATCTTAAGAAGCTCTTAAGAGCGGTACCTGTCCATGCTTGCAA TCATAGAACTGTTCTGACTGCCTCAATACAATTATGCAGGTACTGTAATGAAATTCATGTGGGGCCAACCGGACATCCATTCAGATCTTGTACAGGCCAAAATGCCAGTGCTCGAAGGGGCCTTCATGACTGGACAACTGCAACCGTGGAAGACATATTTCTACCTGTTGAAGCTTACCACCTCTATGACCGCCTCGGGAAACGAATTCCTCATGATCAGAGATTCGCAATTCCGCGGATTCCAGCATTAGTTGAGCTTTGCATTCAAGCTGGTGTTGACATCCCTGACTTTCCCACTAAAAGGAGAAGAAAGCCAATAATTCGAATTAACAAGAGTGAATTTGTAGACGCTGATGAAAGTGAACTGCCAGATCCTGATCCTAAAGCTCCTAAGCCACCAATACTAACTGAAATACCCGATTTTGAAATAGTTGGTCCGTCCAACGAAGAAGAAACAACATTGCTCGCTGAGGAAACACTTCAAGTATGGGAAAAGATGAGGAAAGGAGCACAGAAGCTAATGAAGCTTTATCCAGTAAGAGTTTGCGGATATTGCCCTGAGTTACACATTGGCCCCAGTGGCCACAAGGCGCAGAACTGCGGTGCCCACAAACACCAACAGCGAAACGGGCAGCATGGTTGGCAGTCTGCCGTCATTGATGACTTGATACCGCCACGGTATGTCTGGCATGTTCCTGATGTTAATGGTCCACCATTGCAGAGGGAGCTCAGGAGCTTCTATGGTCAAGGCCCTGCTGTGGTTGAAATGTGTATGCAGGCTGGTGCAGCCGTTCCTGAACAATTCAGAGGAACCATGAGGTTAGATGTGGGAATCCCAACAGATCCTAAAGAAGCTGAAATGGTAGTTTGA
- the LOC133782960 gene encoding APO protein 2, chloroplastic isoform X1 yields MECGSCSSSVGGGARALWCGKGLVSTHKMVPFRISLGVKSEFLKFNPCPGLGFLYSMQHSNHKIKVQLKSSQKMHPSYASVIKAEHPQNTDLPRYYSRKEKKPFPVPIVELRRAARERIKKRKGQPRRPVPPPKNGMLVKSFIPIAYDVYNSRIALINNLKKLLRAVPVHACKSHRTVLTASIQLCRYCNEIHVGPTGHPFRSCTGQNASARRGLHDWTTATVEDIFLPVEAYHLYDRLGKRIPHDQRFAIPRIPALVELCIQAGVDIPDFPTKRRRKPIIRINKSEFVDADESELPDPDPKAPKPPILTEIPDFEIVGPSNEEETTLLAEETLQVWEKMRKGAQKLMKLYPVRVCGYCPELHIGPSGHKAQNCGAHKHQQRNGQHGWQSAVIDDLIPPRYVWHVPDVNGPPLQRELRSFYGQGPAVVEMCMQAGAAVPEQFRGTMRLDVGIPTDPKEAEMVV; encoded by the exons ATGGAATGCGGCTCTTGTAGTTCCTCAGTTGGTGGCGGTGCTAGGGCTTTGTGGTGTGGTAAAGGATTGGTTTCAACTCACAAAATGGTGCCTTTCAGGATTTCTCTCGGTGTCAAATCGGAATTTCTGAAGTTTAACCCATGCCCTGGTCTTGGTTTTCTTTATTCTATGCAG CACTCTAACCATAAAATCAAAGTTCAATTAAAGTCATCTCAGAAGATGCATCCATCGTATGCATCGGTTATCAAGGCCGAACATCCTCAAAATACTGATTTGCCTCGGTACTATTCCAGGAAGGAGAAGAAACCGTTCCCAGTACCCATAGTAGAATTGAGGCGTGCTGCAAGGGAGAGGATTAAGAAAAGGAAAGGTCAGCCTAGAAGACCAGTTCCACCTCCAAAGAATGGGATGCTTGTAAAAAGTTTCATACCAATCGCCTATGATGTTTATAATTCAAGAATAGCGTTGATAAACAATCTTAAGAAGCTCTTAAGAGCGGTACCTGTCCATGCTTGCAA AAGTCATAGAACTGTTCTGACTGCCTCAATACAATTATGCAGGTACTGTAATGAAATTCATGTGGGGCCAACCGGACATCCATTCAGATCTTGTACAGGCCAAAATGCCAGTGCTCGAAGGGGCCTTCATGACTGGACAACTGCAACCGTGGAAGACATATTTCTACCTGTTGAAGCTTACCACCTCTATGACCGCCTCGGGAAACGAATTCCTCATGATCAGAGATTCGCAATTCCGCGGATTCCAGCATTAGTTGAGCTTTGCATTCAAGCTGGTGTTGACATCCCTGACTTTCCCACTAAAAGGAGAAGAAAGCCAATAATTCGAATTAACAAGAGTGAATTTGTAGACGCTGATGAAAGTGAACTGCCAGATCCTGATCCTAAAGCTCCTAAGCCACCAATACTAACTGAAATACCCGATTTTGAAATAGTTGGTCCGTCCAACGAAGAAGAAACAACATTGCTCGCTGAGGAAACACTTCAAGTATGGGAAAAGATGAGGAAAGGAGCACAGAAGCTAATGAAGCTTTATCCAGTAAGAGTTTGCGGATATTGCCCTGAGTTACACATTGGCCCCAGTGGCCACAAGGCGCAGAACTGCGGTGCCCACAAACACCAACAGCGAAACGGGCAGCATGGTTGGCAGTCTGCCGTCATTGATGACTTGATACCGCCACGGTATGTCTGGCATGTTCCTGATGTTAATGGTCCACCATTGCAGAGGGAGCTCAGGAGCTTCTATGGTCAAGGCCCTGCTGTGGTTGAAATGTGTATGCAGGCTGGTGCAGCCGTTCCTGAACAATTCAGAGGAACCATGAGGTTAGATGTGGGAATCCCAACAGATCCTAAAGAAGCTGAAATGGTAGTTTGA
- the LOC133782962 gene encoding small ribosomal subunit protein eS21y-like, translated as MQNDEGVITELYIPRKCSATNRLITSKDHASVQINIGHLDENGVYTGQFSTFALCGFIRAQGDADSGIDRLWQKKKVEVKQQ; from the exons ATGCAGAACGACGAAGGTGTTATCACAGAGCTCTACATTCCCAGGAAATG CTCTGCAACCAACAGGCTGATCACTTCAAAGGATCATGCATCTGTTCAGATTAACATTGGACATTTAGATGAGAATGGTGTCTACACTGGCCAGTTCTCTACCTTTGCTCTTTGTGGTTTCATTCGTGCTCAG GGAGATGCTGACAGCGGTATCGACAGGCTCTGGCAGAAGAAGAAGGTTGAAGTTAAACAACAGTAG
- the LOC133782959 gene encoding uncharacterized protein LOC133782959, translated as MLEQLLIFTRGGLILWTCKELGNALKGSPIDTLIRSCLLEERSGAASYNYDGPGAAYTLKWTFHNELDLVFVAVYQRILHLLYVDELLSMVKHEFAEIYDPKRTVYNDFDETFRQLRKEAEARAEELKKSKPVGKPMTNNKKQGQVQKPEGGSKKKSDGSANGGEDENGPKGRRLENGLSHGNNVDTEDTKVNGVFNGKENTSSNIGAFDVNKLQKLKSKGVKKIDTVSNKVPKAEPKKKATKKNRVWDDSPREAKLDFTDPVGENEDNIVEVVAADQGESMMDKEEDFSSESESEDEEDVGKDSKPDAKKKGWFSSMFQSIAGKANLDKSDLEPALKALKDRLMTKNVAEEIAEKLCESVAASLVGKKLASFTRISSTVQAAMEEALVRILTPKRSIDILRDVHAAKEQRKPYVVVFVGVNGVGKSTNLAKVAYWLQQHNVSVMMAACDTFRSGAVEQLRTHARRLQIPIFEKGYEKDPAVVAKEAIQEATRNGSDVVLVDTAGRMQDNEPLMRALSKLINLNNPDLVLFVGEALVGNDAVDQLSKFNQKLADLSASSNSQLIDGILLTKFDTIDDKVGAALSMVYISGAPVMFVGCGQSYTDLKKLNVKSIVKTLLK; from the exons ATGTTAGAGCAGCTGTTGATATTTACCAGAGGAGGGCTAATCCTCTGGACATGTAAGGAGCTTGGAAATGCACTAAAAGGTTCTCCAATTGACACTTTGATCCGGTCCTGTCTTTTGGAGGAACGATCTGGTGCTGCATCTTACAACTATGATGGTCCAGGAGCTGCTTATACCCTCAAATGGACTTTCCATAATGAGCTAGACCTTGTCTTTGTTGCCGTGTATCAACGAATCCTCCATCTCTTGTATGTGGACGAACTGCTTTCAATGGTGAAGCATGAGTTTGCTGAGATTTATGATCCTAAACGAACAGTCTACAATGACTTTGATGAAACTTTTAGGCAACTTAGAAAGGAAGCTGAGGCACGAGCtgaagaattgaagaaatctAAGCCAGTAGGCAAGCCTATGACTAATAATAAAAAGCAAGGGCAGGTGCAAAAACCTGAAGGAGGAAGTAAGAAAAAGAGTGATGGTTCAGCTAATGGTGGTGAAGATGAAAATGGTCCAAAAGGTCGTAGATTGGAGAATGGTCTCTCCCATGGTAATAATGTTGACACAGAAGATACCAAGGTGAATGGGGTATTCAATGGTAAAGAAAATACAAGCTCCAATATTGGGGCATTTGATGTAAATAAGCTACAGAAGCTTAAAAGTAAAGGTGTGAAGAAAATAGATACTGTTTCTAACAAGGTCCCTAAGGCGGAGCCCAAGAAAAAGGCAACAAAGAAAAATAGAGTTTGGGATGATTCACCTCGTGAGGCAAAATTGGACTTTACTGATCCTGTGGGTGAGAATGAGGACAACATTGTAGAGGTAGTGGCAGCAGATCAAGGTGAAAGTATGATGGATAAAGAAGAGGATTTTAGTAGTGAAAGTGAGAGTGAAGATGAGGAAGATGTTGGAAAAGATAGCAAGCCTGATGCTAAGAAGAAGGGGTGGTTTTCATCTATGTTCCAGAG TATTGCTGGCAAGGCGAACTTGGACAAGTCAGACTTGGAACCTGCTTTGAAAGCTCTCAAGGATAGGCTGATGACCAAGAACGTG GCTGAGGAGATAGCAGAGAAGCTTTGTGAATCAGTTGCTGCAAGTCTTGTAGGTAAAAAGTTGGCCTCTTTCACGAGGATATCTTCAACCGTGCAG GCAGCAATGGAAGAAGCTCTTGTTCGTATTTTAACCCCTAAACGTTCAAttgatatactgagagatgtgcaTGCTGCCAAGGAACAAAGGAAGCCATATGTTGTTGTTTTTGTTGGTGTCAATGGAGTTGGAAAATCTACCAACTTAGCCAAG GTTGCTTATTGGCTTCAACAGCATAATGTCAGTGTTATGATGGCTGCCTGTGATACATTCCGTTCTGGAGCTGTTGAGCAGCTGCGAACTCATGCACGCAGACTTCAG ATCCCCATATTTGAGAAGGGATATGAAAAAGATCCTGCAGTTGTTGCAAAGGAAGCTATCCAAGAAGCTACACGCAATGGTTCTGATGTGGTTCTTGTCGATACAGCTGGTAGAATGCAG GACAATGAACCGCTAATGAGGGCGTTGTCTAAGCTTATTAACCTTAACAATCCAGACCTAGTCTTGTTTGTTGGGGAGGCACTGGTTGGTAATGATGCCGTTGATCAGCTTTCCAAGTTCAATCAG AAACTAGCAGACCTGTCAGCTTCGTCTAACTCCCAATTGATAGATGGAATTTTGCTCACCAAGTTTGATACCATCGATGATAAG GTTGGAGCTGCACTGTCAATGGTTTACATCTCTGGAGCTCCGGTCATGTTTGTTGGGTGCGGGCAGTCCTACACAGACCTGAAAAAGCTCAATGTGAAGTCAATAGTGAAGACACTCCTCAAGTGA